One segment of Prinia subflava isolate CZ2003 ecotype Zambia chromosome 11, Cam_Psub_1.2, whole genome shotgun sequence DNA contains the following:
- the CHRD gene encoding chordin isoform X1, with amino-acid sequence MRAAALLLLVLLPLRPLPGRAARPKLALPIRPDTDPLPPGGAAGCAFGGHFYALEETWHPDLGEPFGVMRCVICHCEPQRNHRGKPVGKVNCKNMKQDCPVPACPRATLLPGHCCHTCPKGPPEKSPALRFDTFEYFQDKEDDLDKPYNDRSYLSSEGLARDDARTEFVALLTSGPEPWHPTSSAVGKARFTLLRSSLLFSISYERLGRPSRVRFSDPEGNVLFEHPVQKSAAPEDGMLCGMWRTVSKANVQLLRGERLRVSLITRAQPSGEVHGSILKHRALFAETFGAILTSLDPLHLGAGGMAMLTLSDTENNLHFILMARGLLEPGAREFPWVPLRVRILHQGQTLREVHANITVQDPDFAEVLNDLSAQELQWLVQGQLRIVAETEGRHARRLAGTITTRRSCDTIQSVLCGADALLPTKTGAVGSAKLALHENGTLEYQVQVVGTASEVVGITLETKPRRKSKRNVLFDMTPSYKDGLAWGAWEGPSARDAHMLLQNELFLNVATKDWAEGELRGQIISLPYSGLLARYTEMPVVLAGQLVSPPVHSGAGGHAWLSLDEHCHLHYEISVAGLGRPSDGTVSAHIHGVAELGEMGTRPHQHKRLLKGFYSTEAQGVVKDLDADLLQHLAQGTAFLQVSTKAHPNGEMRGRVHIPNQCHAGGTRLAPGESLGQAELSESTKTRDQEQLKKDPNSCFFEGQHRAHGTRWAPDYDKKCSICSCQKRTVICDPILCQPLNCTHQVHPEELCCPICEEKKTEQEELKLERARDSSEGCYFDGDKTWRGSGTRWHPVVPPFGLIKCAICTCKGTTGEVHCEKVQCPRLTCANPVRASPSDCCKQCPVPFPAAPERSVPELADSMQADAPRACRFGRRWYLNNESWHPSVPPFGEMKCILCWCVSGETHCQRQECPTSACASPATRDNPCCAKCRALDAPSDAREKAHDAKVESRSH; translated from the exons ATGCGCGCCGCCGCGCTGTTGCTGCTCGTCCTGCTCCCGCTCCGGCCCCtgcccggccgcgccgcccgccccaAGCTCGCCCTGCCCATCCGGCCCGACACGGACCCGCTGCCCCCCGGCGGGGCGGCAG GCTGCGCCTTCGGGGGACACTTCTATGCTCTGGAGGAGACGTGGCACCCGGACCTGGGGGAGCCCTTCGGGGTGATGCGCTGCGTTATCTGTCACTGCGAGCCG CAGAGGAACCACCGGGGGAAGCCCGTTGGGAAAGTGAACTGCAAGAACATGAAGCAGGACTGCCCCGTGCCTGCCTGTCCCCGGGCCACGCTGCTGCCTGGACACTGCTGCCACACCTGCCCCAAAG GCCCCCCAGAGAAGAGCCCTGCACTCCGCTTTGACACCTTCGAGTACTTCCAGGACAAGGAGGATGACTTGGACAAGCCCTACAACGACCGCTCCTACCTCAGCTCTGAGGGCCTGGCTCGTGACGACGCCCGCACAG AGTTTGTGGCCCTGCTGACGAGTGGCCCAGAGCCGTGGCACCCCACATCCAGCGCCGTGGGCAAGGCTCGCTTCACCCTGCTGCgctcctccctgctcttctccatcaGCTATGAGCG GCTGGGGCGGCCGAGCCGGGTGCGTTTCAGTGACCCCGAAGGTAACGTGCTGTTTGAACACCCTGTGCAGAAGAGCGCTGCCCCCGAGGACGGCATg CTCTGCGGAATGTGGAGGACGGTGTCCAAAGCCAACGTCCAGCTGCTGCGGGGGGAACGACTCCGTGTGTCCCTCATCACCCGGGCACAGCCCTCCGGAGAGGTCCATGGAAGCATCCTCAAGCACCGGGCGCTCTTTGCAG AGACATTCGGTGCCATCCTGACCTCGTTGGACCCCTTGCACTTGGGTGCTGGGGGCATGGCCATGCTGACACTGAGCGACACCGAGAACAACCTGCACTTCATCCTCATGGCCCGGGGACTGCTGGAGCCCGGAGCAAGGG AATTCCCGTGGGTCCCGCTGAGGGTCCGCATCCTGCACCAGGGCCAGACGCTACGGGAGGTCCACGCCAACATCACTGTGCAG gacccagaCTTCGCGGAGGTGCTGAACGATCTgtctgcccaggagctgcagtggctggtgcaggggcagctccgCATCGTGGCTGAGACGGAGGGCCGGCACGCACGCCGGCTGGCTGGCACCATCACCACCCGCCGCAGCTGTGACA CCATCCAAAGTGTGCTATGCGGAGCAGACGCTTTGCTGCCGACCAAGACCGGGGCTGTAGGCTCAGCTAAACTGGCGCTGCATGAGAACGGCACCCTGGAGTACCAG GTGCAGgtggtgggcactgccagcgAGGTGGTGGGCATCACACTGGAGACCAAACCCCGGCGGAAAAGCAAGAGGAACGTCCTGTTTGACATGACACCCAGCTACAAGGATGGGCTG GCCTGGGGTGCCTGGGAGGGTCCCAGTGCCCGTGATGCCCACATGCTTCTACAAAACGAGCTCTTCCTCAACGTGGCCACCAAAGACTGGGCAGAGGGTGAGCTGCGGGGCCAAATCATCTCCCTGCCCTACAGTGGGCTGCTCGCCCGCTACACAG agatGCCCGTGGTGCTGGCGGGGCAGCTGGTGTCCCCCCCAGTGCACAGTGGTGCTGGGGGGCACGcctggctctctctggatgagCACTGCCACCTGCACTATGAGATCTCGGTGGCGGGGCTGGGACGCCCGAGCGACGGCACTGTCAGTGCCCACATCCATGGggtggctgagctgggggagatGGGCACCCGCCCCCATCAGCACAAGCGCCTGCTCAAGGGCTTCTACAGCACTGAG GCTCAGGGGGTGGTGAAGGACTTGGATGCCgacctgctgcagcacctggcCCAGGGCACTGCTTTCCTGCAAGTCAGCACCAAAGCACACCCCAACGGGGAGATGCGGGGACGG GTGCACATTCCCAACCAGTGTCATGCAGGAGGGACCCGCCTGGCCCCAGGGGAGtccctggggcaggcagagctctctgAGAGCACCAAGACCAGggaccaggagcagctgaagaaggACCCCAATTCCTGCTTCTTTGAGGGTCAGCACCGAGCACATGGCACCCGCTGGGCACCTGACTATGACAAGAAGTGCTCCATCTGCAGCTGCCAA aagCGCACAGTGATCTGTGACCCCATCTTGTGCCAGCCCCTCAACTGTACCCACCAGGTGCACCCCGaagagctgtgctgccccatCTGTGAAG AGAAGAAGACAGAGCAGGAAGAGCTGAAGCTGGAGCGGGCACGGGACAGTAGTGAGG gctgctACTTTGATGGCGACAAGACATGGCGAGGCTCTGGCACTCGCTGGCACCCTGTCGTGCCCCCATTTGGCCTCATCAAATGTGCCATTTGTACTTGCAAG ggcaccaCAGGTGAAGTGCACTGTGAGAAGGTGCAGTGCCCACGGCTCACTTGTGCCAACCCCGTGCGTGCCAGCCCCTCTGACTGCTGCAAACAGTGCCCAG TGCcctttcctgcagccccagagaggAGTGTCCCAGAGCTGGCTGACTCCATGCAGGCAGATGCACCACGGGCCTGCCGCTTTGGGCGCCGCTGGTACCTCAACAATGAGAGCTGGCACCCGTCCGTGCCCCCCTTTGGAGAAATGAAGTGTATCCTGTGCTGGTGTGTG TCGGGGGAGACGCACTGCCAGCGCCAGGAGTGCCCCACATCCGCCTGCGCTAGCCCTGCCACGAGGGACAACCCCTGCTGTGCCAAGTGCCGAG ccctggatgcCCCCTCAGATGCCCGGGAGAAGGCCCACGATGCCAAGGTGGAGTCACGGAGCCACTGA
- the CHRD gene encoding chordin isoform X3 codes for MRAAALLLLVLLPLRPLPGRAARPKLALPIRPDTDPLPPGGAAGCAFGGHFYALEETWHPDLGEPFGVMRCVICHCEPQRNHRGKPVGKVNCKNMKQDCPVPACPRATLLPGHCCHTCPKGPPEKSPALRFDTFEYFQDKEDDLDKPYNDRSYLSSEGLARDDARTEFVALLTSGPEPWHPTSSAVGKARFTLLRSSLLFSISYERLGRPSRVRFSDPEGNVLFEHPVQKSAAPEDGMLCGMWRTVSKANVQLLRGERLRVSLITRAQPSGEVHGSILKHRALFAETFGAILTSLDPLHLGAGGMAMLTLSDTENNLHFILMARGLLEPGAREFPWVPLRVRILHQGQTLREVHANITVQDPDFAEVLNDLSAQELQWLVQGQLRIVAETEGRHARRLAGTITTRRSCDTIQSVLCGADALLPTKTGAVGSAKLALHENGTLEYQVQVVGTASEVVGITLETKPRRKSKRNVLFDMTPSYKDGLAWGAWEGPSARDAHMLLQNELFLNVATKDWAEGELRGQIISLPYSGLLARYTEMPVVLAGQLVSPPVHSGAGGHAWLSLDEHCHLHYEISVAGLGRPSDGTVSAHIHGVAELGEMGTRPHQHKRLLKGFYSTEAQGVVKDLDADLLQHLAQGTAFLQVSTKAHPNGEMRGRVHIPNQCHAGGTRLAPGESLGQAELSESTKTRDQEQLKKDPNSCFFEGQHRAHGTRWAPDYDKKCSICSCQKRTVICDPILCQPLNCTHQVHPEELCCPICEEKKTEQEELKLERARDSSEGCYFDGDKTWRGSGTRWHPVVPPFGLIKCAICTCKGTTGEVHCEKVQCPRLTCANPVRASPSDCCKQCPAPERSVPELADSMQADAPRACRFGRRWYLNNESWHPSVPPFGEMKCILCWCVSGETHCQRQECPTSACASPATRDNPCCAKCRALDAPSDAREKAHDAKVESRSH; via the exons ATGCGCGCCGCCGCGCTGTTGCTGCTCGTCCTGCTCCCGCTCCGGCCCCtgcccggccgcgccgcccgccccaAGCTCGCCCTGCCCATCCGGCCCGACACGGACCCGCTGCCCCCCGGCGGGGCGGCAG GCTGCGCCTTCGGGGGACACTTCTATGCTCTGGAGGAGACGTGGCACCCGGACCTGGGGGAGCCCTTCGGGGTGATGCGCTGCGTTATCTGTCACTGCGAGCCG CAGAGGAACCACCGGGGGAAGCCCGTTGGGAAAGTGAACTGCAAGAACATGAAGCAGGACTGCCCCGTGCCTGCCTGTCCCCGGGCCACGCTGCTGCCTGGACACTGCTGCCACACCTGCCCCAAAG GCCCCCCAGAGAAGAGCCCTGCACTCCGCTTTGACACCTTCGAGTACTTCCAGGACAAGGAGGATGACTTGGACAAGCCCTACAACGACCGCTCCTACCTCAGCTCTGAGGGCCTGGCTCGTGACGACGCCCGCACAG AGTTTGTGGCCCTGCTGACGAGTGGCCCAGAGCCGTGGCACCCCACATCCAGCGCCGTGGGCAAGGCTCGCTTCACCCTGCTGCgctcctccctgctcttctccatcaGCTATGAGCG GCTGGGGCGGCCGAGCCGGGTGCGTTTCAGTGACCCCGAAGGTAACGTGCTGTTTGAACACCCTGTGCAGAAGAGCGCTGCCCCCGAGGACGGCATg CTCTGCGGAATGTGGAGGACGGTGTCCAAAGCCAACGTCCAGCTGCTGCGGGGGGAACGACTCCGTGTGTCCCTCATCACCCGGGCACAGCCCTCCGGAGAGGTCCATGGAAGCATCCTCAAGCACCGGGCGCTCTTTGCAG AGACATTCGGTGCCATCCTGACCTCGTTGGACCCCTTGCACTTGGGTGCTGGGGGCATGGCCATGCTGACACTGAGCGACACCGAGAACAACCTGCACTTCATCCTCATGGCCCGGGGACTGCTGGAGCCCGGAGCAAGGG AATTCCCGTGGGTCCCGCTGAGGGTCCGCATCCTGCACCAGGGCCAGACGCTACGGGAGGTCCACGCCAACATCACTGTGCAG gacccagaCTTCGCGGAGGTGCTGAACGATCTgtctgcccaggagctgcagtggctggtgcaggggcagctccgCATCGTGGCTGAGACGGAGGGCCGGCACGCACGCCGGCTGGCTGGCACCATCACCACCCGCCGCAGCTGTGACA CCATCCAAAGTGTGCTATGCGGAGCAGACGCTTTGCTGCCGACCAAGACCGGGGCTGTAGGCTCAGCTAAACTGGCGCTGCATGAGAACGGCACCCTGGAGTACCAG GTGCAGgtggtgggcactgccagcgAGGTGGTGGGCATCACACTGGAGACCAAACCCCGGCGGAAAAGCAAGAGGAACGTCCTGTTTGACATGACACCCAGCTACAAGGATGGGCTG GCCTGGGGTGCCTGGGAGGGTCCCAGTGCCCGTGATGCCCACATGCTTCTACAAAACGAGCTCTTCCTCAACGTGGCCACCAAAGACTGGGCAGAGGGTGAGCTGCGGGGCCAAATCATCTCCCTGCCCTACAGTGGGCTGCTCGCCCGCTACACAG agatGCCCGTGGTGCTGGCGGGGCAGCTGGTGTCCCCCCCAGTGCACAGTGGTGCTGGGGGGCACGcctggctctctctggatgagCACTGCCACCTGCACTATGAGATCTCGGTGGCGGGGCTGGGACGCCCGAGCGACGGCACTGTCAGTGCCCACATCCATGGggtggctgagctgggggagatGGGCACCCGCCCCCATCAGCACAAGCGCCTGCTCAAGGGCTTCTACAGCACTGAG GCTCAGGGGGTGGTGAAGGACTTGGATGCCgacctgctgcagcacctggcCCAGGGCACTGCTTTCCTGCAAGTCAGCACCAAAGCACACCCCAACGGGGAGATGCGGGGACGG GTGCACATTCCCAACCAGTGTCATGCAGGAGGGACCCGCCTGGCCCCAGGGGAGtccctggggcaggcagagctctctgAGAGCACCAAGACCAGggaccaggagcagctgaagaaggACCCCAATTCCTGCTTCTTTGAGGGTCAGCACCGAGCACATGGCACCCGCTGGGCACCTGACTATGACAAGAAGTGCTCCATCTGCAGCTGCCAA aagCGCACAGTGATCTGTGACCCCATCTTGTGCCAGCCCCTCAACTGTACCCACCAGGTGCACCCCGaagagctgtgctgccccatCTGTGAAG AGAAGAAGACAGAGCAGGAAGAGCTGAAGCTGGAGCGGGCACGGGACAGTAGTGAGG gctgctACTTTGATGGCGACAAGACATGGCGAGGCTCTGGCACTCGCTGGCACCCTGTCGTGCCCCCATTTGGCCTCATCAAATGTGCCATTTGTACTTGCAAG ggcaccaCAGGTGAAGTGCACTGTGAGAAGGTGCAGTGCCCACGGCTCACTTGTGCCAACCCCGTGCGTGCCAGCCCCTCTGACTGCTGCAAACAGTGCCCAG ccccagagaggAGTGTCCCAGAGCTGGCTGACTCCATGCAGGCAGATGCACCACGGGCCTGCCGCTTTGGGCGCCGCTGGTACCTCAACAATGAGAGCTGGCACCCGTCCGTGCCCCCCTTTGGAGAAATGAAGTGTATCCTGTGCTGGTGTGTG TCGGGGGAGACGCACTGCCAGCGCCAGGAGTGCCCCACATCCGCCTGCGCTAGCCCTGCCACGAGGGACAACCCCTGCTGTGCCAAGTGCCGAG ccctggatgcCCCCTCAGATGCCCGGGAGAAGGCCCACGATGCCAAGGTGGAGTCACGGAGCCACTGA
- the CHRD gene encoding chordin isoform X2 yields MRAAALLLLVLLPLRPLPGRAARPKLALPIRPDTDPLPPGGAAGCAFGGHFYALEETWHPDLGEPFGVMRCVICHCEPRNHRGKPVGKVNCKNMKQDCPVPACPRATLLPGHCCHTCPKGPPEKSPALRFDTFEYFQDKEDDLDKPYNDRSYLSSEGLARDDARTEFVALLTSGPEPWHPTSSAVGKARFTLLRSSLLFSISYERLGRPSRVRFSDPEGNVLFEHPVQKSAAPEDGMLCGMWRTVSKANVQLLRGERLRVSLITRAQPSGEVHGSILKHRALFAETFGAILTSLDPLHLGAGGMAMLTLSDTENNLHFILMARGLLEPGAREFPWVPLRVRILHQGQTLREVHANITVQDPDFAEVLNDLSAQELQWLVQGQLRIVAETEGRHARRLAGTITTRRSCDTIQSVLCGADALLPTKTGAVGSAKLALHENGTLEYQVQVVGTASEVVGITLETKPRRKSKRNVLFDMTPSYKDGLAWGAWEGPSARDAHMLLQNELFLNVATKDWAEGELRGQIISLPYSGLLARYTEMPVVLAGQLVSPPVHSGAGGHAWLSLDEHCHLHYEISVAGLGRPSDGTVSAHIHGVAELGEMGTRPHQHKRLLKGFYSTEAQGVVKDLDADLLQHLAQGTAFLQVSTKAHPNGEMRGRVHIPNQCHAGGTRLAPGESLGQAELSESTKTRDQEQLKKDPNSCFFEGQHRAHGTRWAPDYDKKCSICSCQKRTVICDPILCQPLNCTHQVHPEELCCPICEEKKTEQEELKLERARDSSEGCYFDGDKTWRGSGTRWHPVVPPFGLIKCAICTCKGTTGEVHCEKVQCPRLTCANPVRASPSDCCKQCPVPFPAAPERSVPELADSMQADAPRACRFGRRWYLNNESWHPSVPPFGEMKCILCWCVSGETHCQRQECPTSACASPATRDNPCCAKCRALDAPSDAREKAHDAKVESRSH; encoded by the exons ATGCGCGCCGCCGCGCTGTTGCTGCTCGTCCTGCTCCCGCTCCGGCCCCtgcccggccgcgccgcccgccccaAGCTCGCCCTGCCCATCCGGCCCGACACGGACCCGCTGCCCCCCGGCGGGGCGGCAG GCTGCGCCTTCGGGGGACACTTCTATGCTCTGGAGGAGACGTGGCACCCGGACCTGGGGGAGCCCTTCGGGGTGATGCGCTGCGTTATCTGTCACTGCGAGCCG AGGAACCACCGGGGGAAGCCCGTTGGGAAAGTGAACTGCAAGAACATGAAGCAGGACTGCCCCGTGCCTGCCTGTCCCCGGGCCACGCTGCTGCCTGGACACTGCTGCCACACCTGCCCCAAAG GCCCCCCAGAGAAGAGCCCTGCACTCCGCTTTGACACCTTCGAGTACTTCCAGGACAAGGAGGATGACTTGGACAAGCCCTACAACGACCGCTCCTACCTCAGCTCTGAGGGCCTGGCTCGTGACGACGCCCGCACAG AGTTTGTGGCCCTGCTGACGAGTGGCCCAGAGCCGTGGCACCCCACATCCAGCGCCGTGGGCAAGGCTCGCTTCACCCTGCTGCgctcctccctgctcttctccatcaGCTATGAGCG GCTGGGGCGGCCGAGCCGGGTGCGTTTCAGTGACCCCGAAGGTAACGTGCTGTTTGAACACCCTGTGCAGAAGAGCGCTGCCCCCGAGGACGGCATg CTCTGCGGAATGTGGAGGACGGTGTCCAAAGCCAACGTCCAGCTGCTGCGGGGGGAACGACTCCGTGTGTCCCTCATCACCCGGGCACAGCCCTCCGGAGAGGTCCATGGAAGCATCCTCAAGCACCGGGCGCTCTTTGCAG AGACATTCGGTGCCATCCTGACCTCGTTGGACCCCTTGCACTTGGGTGCTGGGGGCATGGCCATGCTGACACTGAGCGACACCGAGAACAACCTGCACTTCATCCTCATGGCCCGGGGACTGCTGGAGCCCGGAGCAAGGG AATTCCCGTGGGTCCCGCTGAGGGTCCGCATCCTGCACCAGGGCCAGACGCTACGGGAGGTCCACGCCAACATCACTGTGCAG gacccagaCTTCGCGGAGGTGCTGAACGATCTgtctgcccaggagctgcagtggctggtgcaggggcagctccgCATCGTGGCTGAGACGGAGGGCCGGCACGCACGCCGGCTGGCTGGCACCATCACCACCCGCCGCAGCTGTGACA CCATCCAAAGTGTGCTATGCGGAGCAGACGCTTTGCTGCCGACCAAGACCGGGGCTGTAGGCTCAGCTAAACTGGCGCTGCATGAGAACGGCACCCTGGAGTACCAG GTGCAGgtggtgggcactgccagcgAGGTGGTGGGCATCACACTGGAGACCAAACCCCGGCGGAAAAGCAAGAGGAACGTCCTGTTTGACATGACACCCAGCTACAAGGATGGGCTG GCCTGGGGTGCCTGGGAGGGTCCCAGTGCCCGTGATGCCCACATGCTTCTACAAAACGAGCTCTTCCTCAACGTGGCCACCAAAGACTGGGCAGAGGGTGAGCTGCGGGGCCAAATCATCTCCCTGCCCTACAGTGGGCTGCTCGCCCGCTACACAG agatGCCCGTGGTGCTGGCGGGGCAGCTGGTGTCCCCCCCAGTGCACAGTGGTGCTGGGGGGCACGcctggctctctctggatgagCACTGCCACCTGCACTATGAGATCTCGGTGGCGGGGCTGGGACGCCCGAGCGACGGCACTGTCAGTGCCCACATCCATGGggtggctgagctgggggagatGGGCACCCGCCCCCATCAGCACAAGCGCCTGCTCAAGGGCTTCTACAGCACTGAG GCTCAGGGGGTGGTGAAGGACTTGGATGCCgacctgctgcagcacctggcCCAGGGCACTGCTTTCCTGCAAGTCAGCACCAAAGCACACCCCAACGGGGAGATGCGGGGACGG GTGCACATTCCCAACCAGTGTCATGCAGGAGGGACCCGCCTGGCCCCAGGGGAGtccctggggcaggcagagctctctgAGAGCACCAAGACCAGggaccaggagcagctgaagaaggACCCCAATTCCTGCTTCTTTGAGGGTCAGCACCGAGCACATGGCACCCGCTGGGCACCTGACTATGACAAGAAGTGCTCCATCTGCAGCTGCCAA aagCGCACAGTGATCTGTGACCCCATCTTGTGCCAGCCCCTCAACTGTACCCACCAGGTGCACCCCGaagagctgtgctgccccatCTGTGAAG AGAAGAAGACAGAGCAGGAAGAGCTGAAGCTGGAGCGGGCACGGGACAGTAGTGAGG gctgctACTTTGATGGCGACAAGACATGGCGAGGCTCTGGCACTCGCTGGCACCCTGTCGTGCCCCCATTTGGCCTCATCAAATGTGCCATTTGTACTTGCAAG ggcaccaCAGGTGAAGTGCACTGTGAGAAGGTGCAGTGCCCACGGCTCACTTGTGCCAACCCCGTGCGTGCCAGCCCCTCTGACTGCTGCAAACAGTGCCCAG TGCcctttcctgcagccccagagaggAGTGTCCCAGAGCTGGCTGACTCCATGCAGGCAGATGCACCACGGGCCTGCCGCTTTGGGCGCCGCTGGTACCTCAACAATGAGAGCTGGCACCCGTCCGTGCCCCCCTTTGGAGAAATGAAGTGTATCCTGTGCTGGTGTGTG TCGGGGGAGACGCACTGCCAGCGCCAGGAGTGCCCCACATCCGCCTGCGCTAGCCCTGCCACGAGGGACAACCCCTGCTGTGCCAAGTGCCGAG ccctggatgcCCCCTCAGATGCCCGGGAGAAGGCCCACGATGCCAAGGTGGAGTCACGGAGCCACTGA